TCGACGACGTTCTCGTAGAGCGCGACCCACATCTTCGAGTAGTTCCGGTGGGCGTGCCGGCGGCGGTTGGCGTCGTCGCTCCCGTCGACGCGCCGGAGCGGATCGGTCGTCGGCACCTGGAGGACGAGGATCTGCTCGTCGGTCATGACCTCCTCGGGGATTCGGTGGCGCGTCTGGATCACCGTCGCCTCGGCGGTGTCGGTCGTCACGTCCACGTCGGCCGTCCTCTCCGCGAGGCGTCGGACGTTGGCGGCGTTGACGCTCTCGTCGCTCCCCTGGTCGATCACCTTGAACGCGTCGTCGGGACCGAGCAGCGACAGCGACGCCTGGATCCCGCCGGTCCCCCACCCCCGCGCGAGGGGCATCTCGCGCGAGGCGAAGGGGACCTGGTGGCCCGGCAGCGCGACGGCCTTCAGGATCCCGCGGCGCACTTCGCGCTTCGTGTGCTCGTCCAGGTAGGCGTAGTTGTAGCCGTCGAGTCCCCCCTCGGTCCCCGGAAGGAGGTCCGCGACGGACGACGGTTCGTACGCGGCGGACGCTGACCCGTCCGCGTCGGTCGACGGTCCGTCCGCGACGGACGCCGGGTCGTCCGCCTCGGTTCCCCTCGTCCGCTCGTCGGCCGCCGTCTCCGATCCGTCGCCCGCGGCTGTCGCCGGGTCGCTCGTCGGTTCAGTCATCGTCGCTCACCCGCGTCTCGGGTTCGGCCGCCCGTCGCCCGTCCGGATCGTCGTCGCGATCCGAACCGGTACCGCCGACGGTCGCCTCGCGCGCCGCCGGCTCGTCCACCCCGCGACGGGCCCGTATGGCCCGGATGCGATCGAGGATGCTCCCGAACGTCACGTAGTGGGGGAGCTTCAGGTGTTCGATGAAGCCGAAGGAGTCGATCCCGTCGACGGTGTCGAGGACGAACTCGGCGTCCTCCGCGGGTTCGTCGCCGTCGAGCTGGACGGAGGCGTCGAGGATCGACATGCCGATCGCCTTCCGCTCGTTGCGGCCGAAGACGAGACCGTAACCGAAGGCGAACTGCGGGTCGTCGCGCTTCGCGAACACCGGGACGACGCTCTCTACCTCCGTGACCTCGACGCTCGTCACCTCGACGGGATCGCCGGTGTAGGGGTGTTCGATCTCGACCGGCAGGCTCCCGACGCGGACCTCGCCGAGCGTCGGGTGGACCTGCCCGTACCCCCGGAGGGCGCTGTAGGCGAGCGCGGTCACCGCCCCCGTCTCGCCGCGGGCGAGTTCCTGTAACACCGCGTCGCGCGGCGCGGGGAACAGCACCGGCTCGCGCGTCGCGTCGTGGGGGTCGTCGTCCTCGACCGGCGCGGGGGTCGCGACGAGCCCCTCCTCCCGGAGGAGTTCCATCACGTCGCGGAGCGACGCCGGGTCCTCGTCGCCGAGGTCCCACCCCGCCGTGGGGTCCGCCTCGTCGAAGTCGAAGTCGAGGAGCCGCTGGGTGTAGTCCTTCGTCGCCCCGAGGATCTGCCCGCCGGGGACGTCCTTGTACGCGGGCGACACCCGCCGCGTCGCGAACAGGTCGCCCGGGTCCGCGACGACCGTCTCGTCGAAGCGTTCGAGCGTGGAGCGGTAGGCCCGCAGGAGGAACGACGCCTCGGCGGTGTCGCCCTGCGCCTGCTTGATCGCGCGCGCGGCCAGCTTCGGCGCGTAGAGCCCGCCCTCGCCCGTGACCTGCCCGACGAGGCGGCCGAACTGCTCGTCGATGGCCTCGACGCTCACCTGCGGCTCGTCGCCTTCGAGCCGGCGCTTCTCGAAGAGGTCCTCGGCGCGGCGGATGACGTTCTCGCCGGCCTTCACGGCGACGTACCCCATCTACGCCACCTCCGCGGTGCGGTCCCCGACCCCGTCGTCGATCTCGACTTCGACCTCGACGGAGCGCGGCAGCGCGGCCACCCGCTCCTCGTCGACGAGGAAGACGTCCACGCCGCGCGGGTAGGTCGACTGCGCCTCGGCGATCGCCCCGACCTCCGTCGCGGGGAGACCGCCCACGCCGAACGTCCGCGTTCCGGGCACCCCCGGCCCGGTGACAGAGAGCGCGAGGCCGTTCACGCGCGTGGCGTCCGCCGCCAGCGCGTCGACCTCGTAGATGACCGTCGCACCCTCGCTCGGCTCCTTCAGGGTCCCGCGCTCGGCGTCGGTGACGCGGCCGTCGGTGTCCCCGGCCGCGACGATGAGGTCCGCCTCCTCGAACGGCGCTCGGCTGAGCCGCCGCTCGCGATCGAGCGCCGCGCGGAGCGTCTCGCTGCCGCCGTGGACCGTCACCTCGTGGTCGACGAGGGTCGCGACCACGGCGTTGACGGCGGGCGCGACCGGCGTCCGCTCGACGGTGCCGGGGCGACTCGCGGCGTCGAGGAGCGCCCGGAACGTCTCGCGGGTGTCGTGTACCGGATCGACGTCGAGCGCCCTCATTCGGCCTCACCCTCCATCGTCTCGAACGCCACCGTCGTCGCGCGGCTCTCGTTCCACTGCCGGCGGCGGGCCGCCTCGCGGTCGGCCGCGCTCGCCGTCAGGGTCGCGCAGACGCGCGCTGCCGTCCCGTGGTCGGCGTCGACGGCGGCGTCGACGATCGCACCGGCGACGGCCTTCGACTCGGCCTTGCCGGCGACCATCGCGAAGCCGCGCGCGCCGGCGTACTCCACCTCCGCGGCGGTCACGAGCACCTCGCCGAGGTTGAACGCCCGCCGATAGACCGGCTCGCGGACCCGCTGCATCAGGAGCTGCGGCGTCGGCTCCCGCAGGAGGCGCACCGGCGTCGTCCCGTCCAGCAGGTCGTCGGCGAGGCCGACGAGCGTCCGCTCGTCGCACGCCGCGATCAACTCGAACCTGTCCGCCCTGTCGTGTGGATCGGCCATGAACTCGGTCCGTGTCTCCCCGAGGCGCGCGCATAACGGTTCGCTGGGTACTCTCCCCTCGACCGAACGGTGGGAGGTCGGAGCGTCACCTCGCGTCGGCGGGTCCGGACGAGTACGGACCCGTCGGGACGGGACGCCGTTTCGTCGGTACCGTCTCGGTGACAGTAGTGCGGAACGGAGCGCCGAGCGCGGGCGGACGTTCGATCGCCTCCCCCTGCTCCCCTCAGTACTGTACCCAGACAACGGTTATCCGGGAAAGCTCGGAGTCGCCACACGTATGGTGAACTCCACTCGGGACACCACGGACGGCGCGGGGTCGAACGCGACGCGAGCGACGGTCACTCGACGGCGGTTCCTGGCGGGAGCCGGGGCCGTCGGTGCCGTCGGACTGGCGGGATGTACGGGCGGCGGAAACGCGAGCGACGGAAACGCGAGCGACGGAAACGCGAGCGGCGGGACGGATACCGACGGCGGGGCGAAGACCGGGTCGTCGGGATCCGGCGGCAAGGCGGTGACCATCCTCCTCACGCCGGAGAACCCGACGGAGGTAAAGAAGGACTACATGCCGATGAAGAAGTACCTCGAGGACGCGATCGACGGACTCGAGATCACCTACCGCGTCCCGCTCGACTACGCGGCCATCCTCCCGGCGCTCAAAGCGGAGCAGGCCGAGATGGGGATGGACGACATCACGCTCATCGCCGCACCCGACCAGATGGACGTGATGGGGACGGCGGTCACGGGCGGGACGGCGTTCTACTACTCGCTCATGATGACCAAGCCTGGAAGCGGGATCGACGAACCGGCCGACGTCGAGGGTAAGGAGATGGCCTTCGCTGACCCGCTCTCGACCTCCGGCTCGATCTACGCGCTCTACGAACTCAAGAACGCGGGACTCGACATCGGGAAAGCGCCCGGGAGCGACGCGGGTGCGGACTTCTCGGGCACGTGGTCGAACCACAAGGCCGCCATCGAACAGCTCATCAACGACAAGGCCGACGCCTGCTCGACGTGGGGCGGCAACGGGATGGCGTACGTCCCGAAGGGCGACATCCCCGCGGACGTAACGCAGAAGTCCGCGTACGTGAGCGAGGCGGGGACGAAGGATCCCGAACTCGACGTGTTCCTCTGGTCCGAGCCGATACCGAAACAGCCGATCTACGCCCGGAAGACGTGGACGGACCCGGTGAAGGAGGAGATCAGGGAGGCGCTCCTGGCCTCGAACGCGGAGACGATGGCGAAGTACAAGGGCGACGACTACGAGGGCACTATGCCCTTCACGACGCTGAAGGACACCACGATCGAGCACTACCGGCCGGTCATCGATCGCGTTCACACGCTCGGCATCGACCTGACCCAGGAGAGCTAACGCTCCCTCTTCTCCCACCATGAGCACACTCACCGTACGAAACCTCACCAAGCGGTACGGCGACGTCACGGCGCTTCGGGACGTCTCGTTCACGATCGACGCCGACGAGTTCGTGGTCCTCCTCGGGCAGTCGGGCGCGGGGAAGTCGACCCTGCTCCGCTGCGTCAACGGGCTCACGACGCCGACCGACGGGTGCGTCGAACTCGACGGCGAGCGACTGTCGGGGTCGCGCTCCGACGTCGCGATGATCTTCCAGCAGCACAACCTCGTCGAGGAACTCTCGGCGTTCGCGAACGCCCTGACCGGCTCGCTCGACCGGACCGGCCTCCTCCGGAGCGTCCTCCAGCGCAACGACGAGACGGACCAGCTTCGGGCGCTCCAGGCCCTCGAGACCGTCGGCCTGCTCGACGAGGCGGACCAGCGCGTCGCCCGGATGAGCGGCGGTCAGCAGCAGCGCGTCGGCATCGCCCGCGCGCTCGTCCAGGAGCCGCGACTGATGCTCGCGGACGAACCCGTCGCCAGCCTCGACCCCGCCAGCGCGGAGCGCGTGATGCGCTACCTCAAGCGGGCCGCGAACGAGTACGGCATCGCCACGCTGACGAGCCTCCACCAGGTGAACGTCGCCCGCTACTTCGGCGAGCGGTTCATCGGGCTCCGCGACGGCGAACTCGTCTTCGACGGGACGAGGGCCGACCTCACCCGCGAGGCCATCGACGACCTGTACGGCGACGTCGAGACGGTCGGGATGGGCGTCCCCGACGCGACCGACGCGACTGCCCCGGTCGACGCGACGCCGACGGGGATCGAACCCGGTCGGAGAGGGAACGACCTGCTGATGGAGGACCCGACGTGAGCACCGACGCCCCGCGCGGAACGCGCGCGTTCGACGGGGCCGTCCGGGAGCGACTGGACGAGATCCGCCGACGGAGGAGCCTCCGCCGACTGAAGCAGACGCTCGGACTGCTTGTCGCCGCGGTCGCGTTCTACGGCGCGTACACGACCGTCGGGTTCTCGATAGCGACGCTGGTCCAGTACTGGCCGCAGTTCACGGAGGCGCTCGGGGGGTACTTCCCGACGACGACGGTCCTCGGCGTTCCGGTCATCGACGTCGGGCGGTACTGGCGGTTCGTCGTCGCCGAGGACCTGTTTCGCCTCTCGGTCGTCACGGTGGCGATGGCGTTCACGGGCACGCTGCTCGGGCTTCCGGGGGCCCTCCTGCTCGGCACTCTCGGCTCCGAGCGCGTCACGCCGTTCCCGTTCAACTTCGTCTTCCGGACGACGATGAGCGTCATCCGCGCGATTCCGGCGCTGGTGTGGGCGCTCATCTTCATCCCGCTGGGCGGCGTCACGCCGTTCACCGGGACGCTCGCGATCGCGGTGGACACGATGGGGTACCTCGGCCGCCTGTTCACGGACGAACTCGAGGAGATCGACGACGGCCCGGTCGAGGGCGTCCGGTCGACGGGGGCGAGCGAGAGCCAGACGATCTACTTCGGGATGCTCTCGCAGGTGATGCGCCAGTACATCGCGTGGACGATGTACATCTTCGAGCTGAACGTCCGGATCGCCATCACGCTGGGGCTCATCGGCGCTGGCGGACTCGGCTACGTGCTGATGATCCAGCGACAGACGTTCCAGTACACGAATATGATGGCGGCGATCTTCGTCTCCGTCGCGCTCATCCTCGCGATCGAGATGACCAGCCAGCGCGTCCGCTCGCGCCTCCGGGCCGACGAGGAGACCGAGAGCGTCGTCGAACTGCTCCGGGCGTTCCCTCGGCGGACGGCCGAGGCGATGTGGCGATGAGCGGGCGCGGACACGTCGGCGTCCGCCGCGACGGTCGGTACTACGTCGCGTCGTACGGCGGGGAACGCGTCGGCGAGCTGTCCGAAGCGCCGACGCTCCACGAACCGGTGTCCATCGAGGACAGCGCGCTCGGCCGCTGGACCGAGGTGCGGGCGCACTCCCGCCTCGACGCCTCGCGGATCGGCGACTACACGTACCTGATGGAGCGCGTCCAGCTCGACCACGCTCGCGTCGGGGCGTTCGGCAACGTCGCCTCGGACGTCCGCCTCGGCCCGCCGAACCACCCCGTCGACCGCCCGACGGCGCACCACTTCACCTACCGGGCGGCGGCCTACGGGCTCGGCGAGGACGACGAGGCGGTCTTCGAGTGGCGCGCCGACCACCCCGTCGAGGTCGGCCACGACGTGTGGATCGGGCACGGAGCGACGGTCCTCCCCGGCGTCTGCGTGGGGACCGGGGCGGTCGTCGCCGCGGGAGCGGTCGTCACGCGCGACGTCGAGCCGTACGGGATCGTCGCGGGCGTGCCGGCCGAGCCGATCGGCCGTCGGTTCGACGAGGAGACCGCGCGCCGCCTGCGGGAGACGGCCTGGTGGGAGTGGGACCACGAGACGCTCCGCGAACGCCTCGAGGCCTTCCGCGACCTGGAGACGTTCCTCGACCGGTACGCGCGAGAATAAGCGAAGACCCCCGTTCGTCACTGCTCGAGTTCGCCCCCGATCCACGGTTCGCGTTCCGTCAACGGCCTAGCTCGGGATGTGTTCGGCGTCGATGCCGGAGTGGATGCGCGCGGCGAGTTCGGCCGTGTGCACCCAGTAGTAGATGCTCCGTTCGAGCGCCCGCGTCATCGTCGCGAGGTGGCCGTACATCTCCGGATCGTAGGCCGTGACGAGTTCGAAGAGTTCGTCGAGCTTCCGGTGGACCTCGTCCTCCTCGGCGTACAGGTCGTCCATACGATCCACCTCGGCGTCGAAGAGGACGGCGACGACGTGCTCGTTGATGTCGAGCCCGCCGTCGAAGATCTCGCGGACGTGATCGTGGACGATCCCCGCGGCGTCGGTCCCCATCTTGCCGGTGACGTCGGAGATGAAACACGCCCGATCGCCGACGATCTCGAGGTTCTTCGCGACGGTCCCGAGGTCCGAGGCGACGCGGTTGCCCGGCCACTCGGTCGTGAGGGTCATCGACTTCAGCTCCTGGAGCACGACCAGGCACCGCTCGTTCGCGAGCGGTTCGAGGTCGTCCGCGGATCGTTCGACGTCGTCGCCGACGAACGACGCCTGCGCCGCGCGGTACTGCTCCGTCGTCACCGATTCGAGGCGGTCGAGGTGGTCGAACAGGCGTCGATAGGAGACGTTCCCGGACCCCGCTCCGCGCATCAGCTCCGAGATGGCGGGCGCGTTCGCGAAGACCCGGGCGTCGTCGACGACGTACCCCTTGCGAACGATTCGATCGCTCTTCAGCTCCTGTAGTAACTCAGAGAGGTAGTGCTGAGAGAGGTCGAGTTCGGCCGCCAGTTCCGACTTGGTCTCCGGGGCCAGACGGTCGATGGTCTCGATGACCCGGGCGAGCGTCGCCTCTCGGCCGTTCTGTGGCGCTCTGTTTGGCTGACTCCATCGCATCCGTTCGTGACGACTCCCGAGGGGCCGGTATAGGGTTTCGTACCCGAGAGTCCGTACCGGTACGGACTCCCGTCGCACGGTGACCGCGATGTCCGTCGATAGCGCTCGATAGCCCTACGGTCGACACCACGTACCTCATATCAACGACTAAGGTTCGAACCTCCGGTCGTCCGCGTAGCTATGGAGACACGGAAGGTCCAGCTGTCGGGCGGCACCACCTACACCGTCTCGCTCCCGAAGTCGTGGGCGACGGAGCAGCGCATCACCAGCGGGTCGGTGCTGTATCTCCATCCCGACGACGACGGAACGCTCCTCGTCGAGGCGGGAGAGCGGCGCGAGACCGACGGGCGCACCGTCGAACTGGACGTCTCGAACTACGCGCCCGAGACGCTCGCCCACGCGGTCGCGTCGGCCTACCTCGGCGGCGTCGACGAACTCGTCCTCGTCGATCGGGGCGGACACGACGACGAGACGATCGACGCGGCGATGGACCTGACCGCGAACCTGAGCGGGTTCGAGGTCATCGAGACGGGAGAGCGGCGGCTCGTCTTCCAGAACATCATCGACCCGTCCAGCGTCTCGATCCGGAAGACCGTGCTCCGGCTGAAACTCGTCGCCCTCGCGATGCACCGCGACGCGGTTCGCGCCGTCACGGAGGCGGACGTTGGCCTGGCGCGACAGGTCGTCTCCCGCGACGCGGAGGCCGACAAGCTGTTCAGTCTCGTCACGCGGCAGTTCCAGCGCGCGCTCGACGACCTCCAGACCGTCGAGAAGCTCGACCTCTCCCGTCCCGAACTGTTCGAGTACTACCACACGGCCCGGCAGTTCGAGCGCATCGGCGACCACGCGGCGAAGATGGCCTACCTGGTCACCGATCGGAGCGAGGACCTCGCCGAGGTGGACGTGGACGAGTTCGCCCGGCTCGCCCGCGAGTCGCGACGCATCGTCGAGCGCGCGGCGGACGTCGTGCTCACCGACGCGGACGCGACCACCGCGTTCGACGTCATCGACGACGCGACGGCGCTGGAGGAGGCGACCACGGAACTGGACGAGGACCTCTACGGACACGAGGACGCGGTCGCGGCGTACGTCGTCGGGCTCCTCCTGGAGAGCGTCCGGCGGACGGCGGGATACGGCCGGAACGTCGCCGAGATGGGACTCCGGCGGACGATACGCCGGGGGGAGTAGTCGGGGCGGTACGGCGCTCGAACCACCGAGACGAACGCGGCCGGGGGAGTACGACCACGGGTGGACCTCCGCGTGAGGTGTCGACGCTGACCCCCAGCGGGGGCGCTTCCCGCGCGGGAGTGCCTTCGATCTCGCTGGTCGGTCGAATTCTAACCAGTTTTTACGCTGGAGTTCATCTCCCGAATCATGGTAGAGATCTCGGACTCACTGCGGCTGCTGTTCGAAACCTCGATCGAAGCGCGAGACGATCGCTACGTCGTTCCGATTCCCGCGGACCTCGTCGAGAACGGCTCGCTCTCGACCGACGACTCGTATCGGATCGCGCTGTTTCCAGCGCCGGACGCCGCTCCTCAGACGGCGTCCGCGACGGGGACGCGCCAGGAGAGAACCGAGACCGCCTCGGACCAGTCGCGCGAGGCGGCCACCCAGCCGTCACAGCCGTCGGGACGATCTCAGCAGACTCCCCCGGTCGAGGAGGGAGAGGTGCGCTCGGTCACGATCGATACGCTCGGCGATCAGGGCGACGGCATCGCGAAGGTCGAACGCGGGTTCATCCTCATCGTGCCGGGCACTCAGCCGGGCGACCAGGTGAGGGTGGAGATCACGGACGTGAAAGAGACGGTGGCGTTCGCCGAGCCAGTGAGCGAAGCCACCGTCCGTTAGACCGCTCCCGTCGACGCATTGATCCATCCTGTCAGCGAAGTAGACATCTCCTCGGTAGGTCGGTACCTGCTCGCGACGCGGTGCACAGCGCCCTCCCACTCGATCAGGGCAACTCGCGCACGCTACGGTGTCGCCGACGGCATCGTCGGACCTGCCTCGCCCCGACCGCCTCCTGTACCCTCGCGGCAGGCGTCCGACGCCGTTCGGAACTCCGCGCACTACGATCGCAACACCTTTTATGTGGGTAGGTGGCAACGTCGTGCCATGGTGAGCCGTCGATGACACGGAACGACGCACCCTCGACTGCGAACGTCGCCGAGTACCGTCGTGAGGAGGGCATCTTCGGAGTCGGCGACGTCTCCGAGAACGCCCCGCACCCGCGACCGCTGTTCACGATCACGGACGAGCGACTCGAGCCCGCGATCCCTGGACTCGAGGCCACCCTCGCGGAGGTACCGACCGATGACTGAACAGGGGAGGCCGTCTCGGGCGCGGGCGTTCCGCGACGCCCACGCCGGAGCCGACGTCGAGCTGGCCTACGCCGGACACCAGACCTTCCTCAAGGGCGACGCCCGCGACGGCGACGACGTCGACGACGTCGACGCGGCCGTCCTCGGCGCGCCGTTCGACGGCGCGGCCAGCAACCGACCGGGGGCGCGATACGGCCCGCGAGCGCTCCGGGAGGCCAGCACCTGGTGGGCGTACCTCTCGGGCTACAAGGGCGGGTTGACCAACATGAACACCCGCAAGCAGGTCGACTTCTCCGACCTCGACGTCGCGGACTGCGGCGACGTGCCGGTCTTCCCGATGGACCGGGAACGGACGGCCGAGAGCATCACCGCGCACGTCGCGACCGTCGCCCGGCGGGCGTTCCCGGTCCTGCTCGGCGGCGACCACTACTGCACCTACCCCTCGTTCCGCGGCTTCGCCGAGGGCTCCGACGCCGAGAGCGTCGGCCTCGTCCAGATCGACGCTCACACGGACACCGCCGACGGCAGCCCCGTGTTCGGCGACGAGTTCCACGGCTCGAGCACGCGGCTCATCGCCGAGTCCGCGTACTCGGCCTACGAGCACGTCAGTCAGGTCGGTATCCGGGGGTACGAGAGCCCGGACTTCTTCGAGTTCGTCGAGGAGACCGGGCTGTCGCTCTACACGATGCGGGACGTTCGGGAGGGGGGCATTCGGTCGGTCGTTTCCGAGGCGATCGAATCCGCGGCCGCGGACACGGACGCGGTCTACGTGACCTTCGACATCGACGCCGTCGACCCGAGCGTAGCGCCCGGCACCGGGACGCCGGAACCCGGCGGTCTCGACAGTCACCAGGCGCTCGCGGTGATGGAGACGCTCGGCGCTCACCCCTCGGTCGGTGCCGTCGACCTGATGGAGGTCGCTCCGGACGTCGATCCGACGGGATCGACGCAACTGCTCGGGGCCTTCCTCCTCGTCACGCTCCTCGAACGCCGGTTCGCCGAACGGCCCGACTGAAGAACTACGCCCGCTCTCGGGCTCGAACGGCCCCGAGCGGCTCGAACCGCGAGCGGGGCACGAGCCCGGAGAGGGTCTCCCAGGATTCCGCGTACCCCCCTTCGACCAGCAGCGAGAGCACGAGTTCGCCGATCGCCCCGTAGGTCATCGACGCGAACTCCCAGCCGGGGCGCTCGCTCGGGAACGGTCCCGCCTCGCGCGGCTTCCGGATGTCGAAGACGCCGCCGAGGTGATCGCGCACCTCCACCGCCAGGTCCCTGGCTTCGTCGTATCGGGTGAGCGGATACTCCCGGTTGTCGACGACGAACAGCGACCGCTCGTCCCCGCCGGTCAGCGCCGGCCGGACGTCGTCGCGTCCCGCCTCGATCAGCAGTCGCGTCACGTCGACCGTCGATCCCTCGCCGTTGATCGCGTCGATGTAGCGCAGGATCGCGCCCCCGTGATCGGCGTCGAGGTCGCCGTCGTGCGGGAACGCGTCCGGCTCGGGGTCGGGGTGATACTCCGCGACGCCCGCGGTCTTGAGGTCGGCGTTGATACCGCGGGAGAGCAACACGCCGTCGATCGTGATGCTGGAGGGGGCGTAGAGACGGACGGCGTCGTCGGACGGCGCGTCGATCGGATCCGGCTCGACGGCGATCGGGACCGGCGAGAGGGGCGTACCGTCCAGGACGTCGAGCGCCTCGAGTGCGCCGTCGAGTTCGGTGCGAGGCACGTCGGCCGCGGACGCGACGACTTCCCCCGTGTCCTCGACTGGATCGTAGGTGACCTGGCCCGTGAGCATCGCGATGCGCGCCCGGACCTGTTCGAGGCGACCGCTGACGTGTCCCCGTTCGAGTTCGGACGCGCCGTCGGGCGTCAGTCGCCGTCCCCGACCGGGGATCTTCTCCGTGAGCCCCGCCTCGTCGAGGTCCGCGAGCGTCAGCCGCACCGTCCGGTCCTCGATGGAATACCCGTGCCGCCGAAGCAGGTCCACAAGCCGAATGCTCCCGATGGGCTCGTAGTCCGCGATGAGCCGGAGCAGGTCGTAGGTACGCCGGTCCAGGTTATCGGTCATGGACCGAGTACCGCCCTCGAGACCGTAAACGTACGCCTCTCCCCGAGGTAGCCAGAATAACAACCGTTAAGTAGTGAGATGTGGCAACACAGTTCCATGGTCGTGCCAACGATTGACGCCGCCGTGCTGCTGGTGTACGTGCTCGGCATGCTCGGGATCGGGTACTGGGGCTACCGCAGGTCGGAGACGCTCGACGACTACCTCGTCGCCGGACGGAACATTCCGATCTGGATGTACGTGCCCGTCATGTCGGCCGTCATCCTGGGCGGCGCGTCGACGATCGGCGGCGGCGGGCTCGGCTACCAGTACGGGATCTCGGGGGCGTGGCTCGTCGTCTCGCTCGGGATCGGGACGATCGCGCTCGGGCTCCTCATCTCGACGAACCTCGCTAACCTCCGGGCGTATTCGCTGGGCGAAGTCCTCGAACGGCGGTACGACGAGTACTCGGGGACGATCGGTGCGGCGATCGCCGGCGTCTACGCGCTCACGATCGCGATCACGCAGACGATCGCGATCGGGAAGGTGCTGAGCGCCCTCTTCGGCTTCCAGCAGAGTACCATGATCGTCGCCGCCGGCGTCATCGTCATCGGCTACACGGCGCTCGGCGGCATGCTGACCGTCACGATGACCGACTTCGTGCAGTGGATCATCATGACCGTCGGGGTCTTCCTCTTCGCGATCCCGCTCGGACTCGACGCGGTCGGCGGGCTCTCCGGACTGACCGCCGAACTCGATCCGTCGTACTTCGCCCCGGCCGCGATCGGGTGGAAGACGATTGCCAGCTACGTCCTCCTCTACGTCCTGGGCATCATGATCGGGCAGGACATCTGGCAGCGGGTGTTCACCGCGAGGAGCGCCGAGGTCGCGCGGACGGGCAACGTCGCCGCCGGTATCTACACCATCGTCTACGGGATCGCGACCGCCTTCCTCGGCGCGATCGCGGTCGCCGTCCTCCCGAACCTCGCGGATCCGGAACTCGCGCTCCCGCGGCTCATCCTGGAGGTCGTCCCGGTCGGCGTTTCGGGCCTCATCCTGGCCGGGTTCGTCTCCGCGATGATGTCGACGGCGGACTCGGCGCTGCTCGCCTCGAGCACGCTGTTCACGAGCGACGTCTACAAGCGCTTCGTCGATCCCGACGCGTCCGACGAGACCTACACTCGCGTGTCGCGCGCGTTCGTCCTCGGACTGGGGGCGGTCATGATCTACGCGGCCGTCGCGATCGGGAACGTCGTCCAGGCGCTCGTCCTCGCGTACGACCTCTTGACGGGCTGTATCTTCGTCCCGGTTTTCGCCGCGTTCTTCTGGGAGCGTTCGACGTGGCAGGGCGCGCTGTCGTCGATCGTCGCGAGC
The window above is part of the Halomarina pelagica genome. Proteins encoded here:
- a CDS encoding carbon-phosphorus lyase complex subunit PhnI, which codes for MGYVAVKAGENVIRRAEDLFEKRRLEGDEPQVSVEAIDEQFGRLVGQVTGEGGLYAPKLAARAIKQAQGDTAEASFLLRAYRSTLERFDETVVADPGDLFATRRVSPAYKDVPGGQILGATKDYTQRLLDFDFDEADPTAGWDLGDEDPASLRDVMELLREEGLVATPAPVEDDDPHDATREPVLFPAPRDAVLQELARGETGAVTALAYSALRGYGQVHPTLGEVRVGSLPVEIEHPYTGDPVEVTSVEVTEVESVVPVFAKRDDPQFAFGYGLVFGRNERKAIGMSILDASVQLDGDEPAEDAEFVLDTVDGIDSFGFIEHLKLPHYVTFGSILDRIRAIRARRGVDEPAAREATVGGTGSDRDDDPDGRRAAEPETRVSDDD
- the phnH gene encoding phosphonate C-P lyase system protein PhnH — its product is MRALDVDPVHDTRETFRALLDAASRPGTVERTPVAPAVNAVVATLVDHEVTVHGGSETLRAALDRERRLSRAPFEEADLIVAAGDTDGRVTDAERGTLKEPSEGATVIYEVDALAADATRVNGLALSVTGPGVPGTRTFGVGGLPATEVGAIAEAQSTYPRGVDVFLVDEERVAALPRSVEVEVEIDDGVGDRTAEVA
- a CDS encoding PhnD/SsuA/transferrin family substrate-binding protein gives rise to the protein MVNSTRDTTDGAGSNATRATVTRRRFLAGAGAVGAVGLAGCTGGGNASDGNASDGNASGGTDTDGGAKTGSSGSGGKAVTILLTPENPTEVKKDYMPMKKYLEDAIDGLEITYRVPLDYAAILPALKAEQAEMGMDDITLIAAPDQMDVMGTAVTGGTAFYYSLMMTKPGSGIDEPADVEGKEMAFADPLSTSGSIYALYELKNAGLDIGKAPGSDAGADFSGTWSNHKAAIEQLINDKADACSTWGGNGMAYVPKGDIPADVTQKSAYVSEAGTKDPELDVFLWSEPIPKQPIYARKTWTDPVKEEIREALLASNAETMAKYKGDDYEGTMPFTTLKDTTIEHYRPVIDRVHTLGIDLTQES
- the phnE gene encoding phosphonate ABC transporter, permease protein PhnE produces the protein MSTDAPRGTRAFDGAVRERLDEIRRRRSLRRLKQTLGLLVAAVAFYGAYTTVGFSIATLVQYWPQFTEALGGYFPTTTVLGVPVIDVGRYWRFVVAEDLFRLSVVTVAMAFTGTLLGLPGALLLGTLGSERVTPFPFNFVFRTTMSVIRAIPALVWALIFIPLGGVTPFTGTLAIAVDTMGYLGRLFTDELEEIDDGPVEGVRSTGASESQTIYFGMLSQVMRQYIAWTMYIFELNVRIAITLGLIGAGGLGYVLMIQRQTFQYTNMMAAIFVSVALILAIEMTSQRVRSRLRADEETESVVELLRAFPRRTAEAMWR
- the phnG gene encoding phosphonate C-P lyase system protein PhnG — its product is MADPHDRADRFELIAACDERTLVGLADDLLDGTTPVRLLREPTPQLLMQRVREPVYRRAFNLGEVLVTAAEVEYAGARGFAMVAGKAESKAVAGAIVDAAVDADHGTAARVCATLTASAADREAARRRQWNESRATTVAFETMEGEAE
- a CDS encoding DapH/DapD/GlmU-related protein; its protein translation is MSGRGHVGVRRDGRYYVASYGGERVGELSEAPTLHEPVSIEDSALGRWTEVRAHSRLDASRIGDYTYLMERVQLDHARVGAFGNVASDVRLGPPNHPVDRPTAHHFTYRAAAYGLGEDDEAVFEWRADHPVEVGHDVWIGHGATVLPGVCVGTGAVVAAGAVVTRDVEPYGIVAGVPAEPIGRRFDEETARRLRETAWWEWDHETLRERLEAFRDLETFLDRYARE
- a CDS encoding alpha-D-ribose 1-methylphosphonate 5-phosphate C-P-lyase PhnJ, encoding MTEPTSDPATAAGDGSETAADERTRGTEADDPASVADGPSTDADGSASAAYEPSSVADLLPGTEGGLDGYNYAYLDEHTKREVRRGILKAVALPGHQVPFASREMPLARGWGTGGIQASLSLLGPDDAFKVIDQGSDESVNAANVRRLAERTADVDVTTDTAEATVIQTRHRIPEEVMTDEQILVLQVPTTDPLRRVDGSDDANRRRHAHRNYSKMWVALYENVVEWGEIQIPARYPVLVDDRYLMDPSPIPRWDTTKLNDAETLFLFAAGREARVYAVPPHTSVEPLAFEDRRFQVERFAGESCHRCGSTDTYLTEVTDDDGVTRHACNDASFCEKRVETPGLPKDHHLDADGVAWGPGTPDPLLTDDGGDGA